In a single window of the Penaeus monodon isolate SGIC_2016 chromosome 3, NSTDA_Pmon_1, whole genome shotgun sequence genome:
- the LOC119597844 gene encoding putative surface protein SACOL0050 encodes METDEHNVQNLRKRKNISNDDDINGDDARGGADDGNNSDNKYKRHDNSRDDVLTDSTIRPFSNIAEGYDDGTDTEIPIPERKRERKKKNTQRNDKPKTQRLLLSNSEPTKRISTSQQHGVDSTSLRRFKGTTASQTISKKESKKKGKKDTNKLTTDDATTRHIGGTATAQRSKNKKSLPSQKERKKDRISDTDTRSTESQLETESTSATSAKPKERDGDSDDKKDDTESQTVAEITSASSASLNERDHDNDEKKDDQSKKQQILLSDNDIVASDNVDYEDGGAGGNDDEDDDDTDKRSSKRMSILRHGNESTGDNLHNEADTTPQTLTLSKRQNISDAPSSEENIKHQTSTKRLKICDANITLLSPKRKGDKQKQIIGKILKEYKITSLEDDAEKKIIGKLRKKYKMKKIIGKRLREYKITSQEDDVEKKREVSVGGTTARVDSDQDLRKNFST; translated from the exons ATGGAGACAGACGAACATAATGTACAAAATctcaggaagagaaaaaatatctctaatgatgacgatattaaCGGTGATGACGCTCGTGGTGGTGCTGATGATGGaaacaatagtgacaataaatATAAGAGACATGATAATTCTAGAGATGACGTTCTAACTGATAGTACTATAAGACCGTTTTCAAACATCGCTGAGGGATATGATGATGGTACGGATACTGAAATACCAATaccagaaagaaagagggagagaaaaaagaaaaatacacaacgCAACGACAAGCCCAAAACGCAGCGATTGTTATTATCGAATAGCGAGCCCACGAAACGAATATCGACGTCACAGCAGCACGGTGTCGATTCCACCTCCTTGCGCCGATTCAAGGGTACCACCGCATCGCAAACTATATccaaaaaagagagtaaaaagaaaggaaagaaggatacGAACAAGCTCACCACAGATGATGCGACCACGCGCCACATCGGCGGTACAGCCACAGCGCAGAGATCCAAGAATAAGAAATCGTTACCAtcgcaaaaggaaagaaaaaaagacagaattagCGATACGGATACACGCTCAACAGAGTCGCAACTGGAAACAGAATCCACCAGTGCAACCTCGGcaaaaccaaaagagagagacggtGACAGTGATGATAAGAAAGACGATACAGAGTCGCAGACGGTAGCAGAAATCACGAGTGCGTCCTCGGCATCTCTAAATGAGAGAGATCACGacaatgatgaaaagaaagacgATCAGTCCAAGAAACAACAAATATTGTTATCGGATAACGA TATCGTTGCtagtgataatgttgattatgaaGATGGTGGTGCTGGCGgtaacgatgatgaagatgatgatgatactgataagagGTCATCAAAGCGAATGTCGATATTACGGCATGGTAACGAATCCACAGGCGACAATTTACACAACGAGGCTGACACCACACCGCAAACATTAACATTATCGAAAAGACAAAATATTAGCGATGCGCCGTCGTCCGAAGAAAATATAAAGCACCAGACGAGCACCAAACGACTAAAAATATGCGATGCCAATATTACTTTATTGTCACCCAAAAGAAAGg GTGACAAGCAGAAGCAAATTATCGGCAAGATTCTGAAAGAATATAAGATAACTAGCCTAGAAGACGATGCCGAGAAGAAAATTATCGGCAAGCTTCGGAAAAAGtataagatgaagaaaattatCGGCAAGCGTCTGAGAGAATACAAGATAACTAGCCAAGAGGACGATGTCGAGAAGAAGCGAGAAGTGTCCGTCGGTGGTACAACAGCGAGGGTCGACAGCGACCAAGATTTACGGAAAAATTTTTCAACTTGA